The following are from one region of the Halictus rubicundus isolate RS-2024b chromosome 15, iyHalRubi1_principal, whole genome shotgun sequence genome:
- the LOC143361362 gene encoding uncharacterized protein LOC143361362, translating to MKRGTKCIAQTINLSNPETCVRPKKIQKLVDAETQPCPRKGSSSYWTPRPVSVKVCSRRDMERTCPPKLCDCPPRPPPKTFGQKLCGTLLFLLKSGVAAGLVYWTHAEGLWGSSDDVEDLYQRILATVSPSTDDEEICPEHASTRLGLFKQNLVQKYNRALFTTMGCVSGASSKLREQLQRVLSDKEKDAEEKEDDDGNS from the exons ATGAAGCGGGGAACCAAGTGCATCGCTCAGACAATCAACCTGTCGAATCCGGAGACTTGCGTGCGACCGAAGAAGATCCAGAAGCTGGTCGACGCCGAGACCCAACCCTGTCCACGAAAGGGATCCTCGTCTTATTGGACCCCGAGGCCCGTGTCCGTTAAAGTCTGCAGCAGGAGGGATATGGAGAGGACCTGTCCTCCCAAG CTCTGCGATTGTCCCCCGAGACCGCCGCCAAAGACATTCGGACAAAAACTATGCGGCACACTATTGTTCCTGTTGAAGAGCGGAGTCGCAGCCGGTTTAGTTTACTGGACCCACGCTGAAGGATTATGGGGATCCAGCGACGACGTGGAGGATTTATATCAGCGGATCCTGGCCACCGTATCACCGTCCACGGACGACGAGGAAATCTGTCCCGAA CACGCCTCGACTCGATTGGGGCTGTTCAAGCAGAACCTGGTGCAGAAGTACAATCGAGCATTGTTCACGACGATGGGGTGTGTCTCGGGCGCGTCGTCCAAACTGCGAGAACAACTTCAAAGGGTTCTATCGGACAAGGAGAAGGACGCCGAAGAAAAGGAGGACGACGATGGCAACAGCTAG